The Hemibagrus wyckioides isolate EC202008001 linkage group LG13, SWU_Hwy_1.0, whole genome shotgun sequence DNA window gaagcaaaccattcccatgctgttccacaaattccaagactcctgagggtggacaagagagtcttgttgTTAACCAtgtcaaatgctgcagtaaggtcaaggaggatgaggaccgatgacagcttggctgatctagcagtatgtagtttctcagtgactgccaaaagggcagtctctgtggaatgtgctgctttgaagccagactggttgggatcatggaggttattctgcaagggatagtcagacagctgattataaacaattcgtttgagaatttttgaaagaaaggagaggagtgaCACTGGTCTGTAATTATGgatgtcagagggatccaaagcaggtttctttagtatagggataacccttgcttgcttaaaggcagttggtacctgtcCTGATGTAATGGATCCAGGTTGAGTAGTGCAGAGATGATGTTGTGGAGCTTTCAgggatcttgtgcagaagccTCAAGCTTGTAAAAGGAAGTCTTGGCAGAAGTCACGTCCGAAGAGAATCTGGACAGAAGCATACGATAAGAGgtgtaaacatgtaaacaatCTGTACCCCAGCCTGATTTGCACTATTTTCTCTTAAAAGTTGAAGGATCCAGCTTTCTCTGCCTCTATGGTCAAGATGGTGCTTGGAAGAAGCCTTGGACTTCGACATTTGACCTTCCAAAAAGACAGAGTCCCTTACCATAATGTTAAAGCTACACAGTGGTTCAAACCCAAAACGGATCCAATACAATGCGACAGGTTTGCCATAATTGGAGTGAAGTCAAGGTCTTCAGTCGTCAGCTCACTCGCTGTTTTAGCTAGTAAACAATAAGCAGCAGTACATATAGCCAGATGGACCCAGTGGGAAGCAGTTTATTTTTAGTCCCATCCTACCTAACCGCCTCATTGTTATCACACATAAGCCACAAACACAACGTCTGAAAGGGTCCTAGTGCAGGACCAGCATCTGTTATGTTCAAATGCTCttctatgtatgtataaaaaaaaattatattcagAAAACAAACCAGGTAGATAGACTGCAAAACACACCACAAGGAAAATCTACAGTAATCAAATCACTCCAATATTTAAGCTGACAATAAAACAGTAGTAACTTGAGAATAGTGGAAGGAAGACTGACTTCTCCTGTATACCTTTTTCAGATAAACCTTCACCATTCTGGTGCAGCAAAAGTCCCTAGTAGATCTTTAATAGACGTTCTCAAGTCATATTACATGCTGCTCCAATGTCATGTTATTTGGAAAGATCCATTCAGGAAAGTTTTTAGGCTCTGAATCTGAAATATTGTTAACCGTTTAATAATAAAGGTAGATTATTTTTACTATAACTACTCGGGTCTTAGTCCTGAGCTCATGTGCGAGGGTGtgagagtaaaaaataaaaggaagacTCAAGCTAGTGGCCAAATTCTACATGAATGACCTCTTGCATGAAACACCTAAAttggaaaaaattaaaacaaaatgcgACACAGACAATTCCAGTACAGTCCATGTAGTTGACAATGTTTTATGGCAGTGTCATATGTTGGATGTAGTGTAGTTATATTTTAATGCAActttttaaatcaaatttttaaacaatttcttcaaaacaatttatttgtttaacaaaGTTTATAGTTTGTACAGGATCTGAGACCCTCCTTTTTTATAAAGCTCTTTGTATTTCTATGCTTGTGCATGTGGATACCAATTCACATCACTGGTTTTCAATTATGTACAGACTAAAGGCCCTTTTTTATACAATAATGCCTTTATTCTCCCGGTTACTGCCACAAAAATGGCGATAATATATCAGGCCACTGCTATGACGTTAGTTTTCCTTTGTGTTATGAGCACACAATAAGGCTCCCACTATCTGCAATTATGCTTGATGTTGCATTTAGTCTGGCTCATTTTCTCTCTAGGTAACACATTATTGTTAATGGCAGTGCCATTGTGTTACCGGTGTCAAAGGGTGCTAAACATATATAGATGATGAAAAGCACTGAAAGGTGTATGTGCTGATTTGGATGTACATTTTGGTCAGGAGAACAGAAGAGCCAATTAGGTTTTTATCTCCAACTGAGAATATATGTAATACTGCATACAGTGTCGAAATGTTCAATATTCCGTTTACAGTCAAGTCCTCATTTCAATCAGACGACCAGATTCACAGTACTAGCAGAATTAACCATGGGCCCTTAGATCGCTAGCCACCAACGattctgtgtgcatgtttttcAGTGAGCTGGGGGGCTTTTCCTTATTTCTGCTGCAGATTATGTTCATGATCAGAAAGGTTGACTTTGGTCTCTAAGATAGGGGGCTATAGCAGTGGCATCCAGGAGTAGAATTTTCTAGAAATGAACTAGCCTGTGCAATTCTATGACCTTGTACCAACAACGTGTATTTCCTAATTAAGATAGATGACCAACAAACTGTATATGTAAGCAAATTTAGGTATTTATACCTAAGAAAACAGGGACATAGTCaaggctcagtggttaaggtgttgggctactgatcagaaggttgtgagcttgaatctGAAGACCagcaagttgccactgctgggcccctgagcaaggcccttaaccctgaattgctcagctgtataaataagATACATGTAATCGCTCTGGATAGATAAACGATGCTGAAAACAGAGAAGTGGCAAAATGCTCACTGCTCAGGACTGAGAGTACTGAAGATGAGACGATTTCTCTGGACATTTCCTTTAATATTAATCTGTCAATCTTGAGTGATTGGGATATTTACATGACATTCATACTCTAAGTAAAATGGTTTGTACTTGAAGCTAGGTTTTGGAAGTGATGGTTTTTAAACTAAGAAAGTGTTTGGACTGGGTGTGGTTTTTCTGGACTAGGGGACAATTTAAATGGTTGGATGGTTTCAGACTTGAGGATGGTTCTACCCTAGGAAGGGTTTAGACTGGTGGATGGATATGGATTGATGAAATGTTTTGGATGAAAGGACTATTTTGGACTTGGAgtgttttcattgtttttttaatgagacTGAACAATTTCCCTTCTGTGTGTAATAAAATCTTCTCAGTATGGAAGATTCTGTAGAAGATTCTGTAGTCACATCTGtagaataaataatgtaaaaagcTAGTCTAAGCAGGACTCACTCAAATGTAAATGCTTCACTGTTCAACTGGTGTCAGAGGAATTGCTGAAGAATAAATTTGGTCTGAATGTAGGATTATAACTTACGACACCTAACGTGATGATCCTCCACATAACTGGCAGCCATTTGATGATACACTACCTTCAATGGCCATTTTTGACTGCATACAGAGGTTAAAAGTCAGTCTCTTCTCATAATCCTCAGTCCTTCTTTGGTTTGGCTGTAAGGAGATGCACCAGGCCAGGTACCAGCACCATCACTACCTGGGGCACTATGACATATTTGAGGAAAAATAGTGAGTAAAAAAGCAGGGCTGGAGCTGTAGGCAGAGGAAACCGGCTCACATGGTACAGGGCCATGGAGGACAGTGCCATGCAGAGGGTCTTCGGGACCCAGGGAAGTGGCCATCCTCCAGGCTTCCAGAACTGGGCAAGCCCCAGCCCGAGCAGTGCTCCAGCATCACGGCTCAGAGAAGAGAACGGATTTGTGTCCATGCGAACCCACTCAGACTTAGAGCACCATCTCTTGGCCAACGCGACAGACCTGGGTTTAGTGAAAATGGGTAAGGTCAGTgatttagaaataataaaaagcacAAATTTCAAATACAAAAAGACAAGAAATCAGGTCAAGCTCGGTATGTTGTTTgactgacaaaaaaaatcatcatatcTGTATAAATTCATAGGAAACCTGTGTCAGGAATGTGATCCTATTCTGAGCATCagctaaacacaacacagggaGAACAAATCGTTTGCTCTTAGTTGAAATTTCATCATGATTCAtggtactgttttgtttttaagtttCATTAGGATGGCATATAAGCTGCATTTATATGAACCCTATTTTAGTGGGTTTATAGCAAAGTAAAGAACAATGTTGGACTTACCAGGCGAGGTCGATGCCAACGTTCTTCAGCCCAGCGTGCATGAGCAGCGCTCCAAACAGCAGAGCCATGCTGGAGCACAGGAAGAACAGCAGGGGGCGACAATCTGGCACTGTGCGGTTTAAAAACACTCCCAGCATCATGCCTgaaaaacaacctttttttttaaaaaaaaaggtcttgttatttaacaaaaaacaagGATATATTCGCTGATATGGTTATATTTTCTGTTAGGAGatctctgtgcaggccagtcaagttccaaactcactcatccatgtcatcatctatggagcttgctttgtgcactggtgtgcagtcatgttggaacaggaaggggtcatctctaaactgttcccacaaagtgtccaaaatgtcttggtatgatgaagcattaagagttcctttcactgaaataaGGGTCGAGTCCTACCCCTggaaacacaacaccacaccataacaccccctccaccaaactttacacttggcataatgcagtcaggcaaacaccgttctcctggcagccgccaaacccagactcatccattggattgccagacagagaagcatctCTGAGagcatcactccagagaacactgctccactgctctagagtccactggcggtgtgctttacaccactgcatctgacactTTGCactgcacttggtgatgtaaggctcggatgcagctgctcggctaTGAAAACCCGTTACACGGTGTTCTCTACACAccgttcttgagctaatctgaaggccacaggaagtttggaggtctgtagatattgactctgcagaaagttggtgacttctgcacactgtgcacctcatacatggcctaccacttcgtctctgagttgctgttgttcccaattgcttccactttgttataataccacagACAGTTggctgtggaatatttagtagtgatgAAATTTCATGAATAagcttattgcacaggtggcaaacCTGTGCAATAAGCTTATTccacgcttgaattcactgagctcctgagagcaaaccattctttcacaaatgtttgtagaagcagtctgaatgcctaggtgctggactttatacacctgtggccatggaagtgattggaatcatgaggggtgtcccaaaggGGTGTATCTTCCTTCtctattgtatatatatatatatatatatatatatatatatatatatatatatatatatatatatatatgtattaatagAATACTGAAAGATAAAAGTGACTCGTATAACAGTATGGCCCGTCATGTTATTCCTCACTTATACCACAGCGGATGTTTTACAACATTTAGCGTAACTATTACTTGATAAAAATATGTGAGATGTGTTAGCAGTGACAAACTTCTGAGGTacaagatgaataaataaactttgcTGTGGGAACAGTAACTCGTCATCATATCAGGACACATCGAACCACCCTGTCCTTTAACAGTAAACCTGTCACGTTTTATTCATTAAGTAAATAGAGTAGATGAAATTTACACTGACCTGTCAGAATGCCAGCAATGACCTGATGTGGAAAATGAGCCAAAATGAAGACTCGAGACAGACCGACTGCTCCCAACAGCAGCGTGTAGAAGATGTACGGTATGGCAGCCAGTATCTTACTGTGTTTAAGAGAGTACATGTTACAGATAAAAATTTATGTTCCAAATACGTTTGATACATCCAACTATTCAGCATAACATCCAAAATACGAATCCTGCTTTATTCTGACTGACCTGCCAGAGCGAGAATGAAGAAAAGACCCCAGGGATGATGCCAGCACCCACCAGACTGCAGCAGTGACCATGGCATGGCCTGAGGGGCTACCTGGAAAATGCGAAACGGTGAATTAACAACATAGAAGTGCTGATTAGGTGATATACGGAAGAATGATCACTCGGAGTACTTGGAATCATCTTTGACAAAGCCGATattaacacactgaacaatgaGCACTGAGAAGTTGTGTTAGTTATATCTAACCTGGTCCCGTCTCACAGGTGGACTGGAACTGCTGGACCGAAGGGATGTTTTTCACAAATAAACCCGACTGACCTATCCACCAATAAGGCCTTTCACCAAACAGGACCCTGTGTAAGAGATAAAGCAGGACAGGAGAAGTAAATTAGTAATGTAGAGATGAGATGATTTAACTGAACCGGTCACATGTAAAGAATGAAACATGACAGGAGTTCTGCTTTAGAGAAATCAATATCACGAGGGACGGGTCAGAAACACTTTCACAGGGCATCtgtaatgtgtttttgtttgaatgAAAGGTTTCGTTGAATTTGCAGTGCTTAGCCACAGGCTTGAAAATGAAATTTGTTGCTATACCTCAACGCTAATGGTTTCACTAGCAAGCTATTGATAGATATACGATTTTAACCTCCATTTTAATATCACTACCAGACAGAGTGAGTGTCTGAGAGAGCGAGGGGTTGAAGGTTTGTAGGATTTATAAGGAATTAATCTGATTATAACCAGCACAAGAACTGATCGTTGGATTCGATCCAAAAAGGGTCAACGACTTCCGGTTAAGCATTTCTGGCTCTTTCAGTGGACTAGTTTGTAATAGCTTCCGTcctgtttaaagtgtgtttttgtgatgaaTGAACGATAAGCTCAATTACCACGTTCCTTTTGAAACATAAACACGTCTCACAAACTATTACACCATTAAAATGCACTTTTTGCCACGTATTACCATTTAAAAACGAGATTAAGCCACTCTGATACTGCAGCCACCCAGAGGATGGCGATCCCGGTGCGTCTGTGCAGGTAGAAAACGGGTGGGAAAACGAGCAGAAACGCCGCTTTTGGGTCTCCCATATGAGTAACGAGCAGCCAGAAAGATTTATAATTTCTGGTTTGGGACTGTAGATGTTCGGCCATCCAAATGCCTTGAGTGTACACTGTCTCCATTTTGCTGAAGGCTACTAATTAGCATCAGATAACAGAACAGCTGTAATGGAGCGAGCTAGCTTGCTAAGTTAAGTCGCTAACTAGCAGCAGTAAGACT harbors:
- the g6pc3 gene encoding glucose-6-phosphatase 3 isoform X1, which produces METVYTQGIWMAEHLQSQTRNYKSFWLLVTHMGDPKAAFLLVFPPVFYLHRRTGIAILWVAAVSEWLNLVFKWVLFGERPYWWIGQSGLFVKNIPSVQQFQSTCETGPGSPSGHAMVTAAVWWVLASSLGSFLHSRSGSKILAAIPYIFYTLLLGAVGLSRVFILAHFPHQVIAGILTGCFSGMMLGVFLNRTVPDCRPLLFFLCSSMALLFGALLMHAGLKNVGIDLAWSVALAKRWCSKSEWVRMDTNPFSSLSRDAGALLGLGLAQFWKPGGWPLPWVPKTLCMALSSMALYHVSRFPLPTAPALLFYSLFFLKYVIVPQVVMVLVPGLVHLLTAKPKKD
- the g6pc3 gene encoding glucose-6-phosphatase 3 isoform X2; the encoded protein is METVYTQGIWMAEHLQSQTRNYKSFWLLVTHMGDPKAAFLLVFPPVFYLHRRTGIAILWVAAVSEWLNLVFKWVLFGERPYWWIGQSGLFVKNIPSVQQFQSTCETGPGSPSGHAMVTAAVWWVLASSLGSFLHSRSGSKILAAIPYIFYTLLLGAVGLSRVFILAHFPHQVIAGILTGMMLGVFLNRTVPDCRPLLFFLCSSMALLFGALLMHAGLKNVGIDLAWSVALAKRWCSKSEWVRMDTNPFSSLSRDAGALLGLGLAQFWKPGGWPLPWVPKTLCMALSSMALYHVSRFPLPTAPALLFYSLFFLKYVIVPQVVMVLVPGLVHLLTAKPKKD